The following proteins are encoded in a genomic region of Microcoleus sp. FACHB-68:
- a CDS encoding class I SAM-dependent methyltransferase, with protein sequence MEKHEQLTIAEYQLTAESFRAGTWDHDVSQNREALVAAMPRNPGKILDVGCGPGRDLVAFKGQGHTVIGLDATPAFVEMAQQAAGCEVWQQSFLSLDLPQATFDGIFANASLIHVPSSQMVKVLKNLHNSLVAGGAIVMSLCRGDTEGYSARPTGYRYVAGWEYETLSPCLETAGFEILHHYYRPPGLPCEQQSWLVIVGRKSHS encoded by the coding sequence TTGGAGAAACACGAACAACTGACAATCGCGGAGTACCAATTAACGGCTGAATCGTTTCGCGCCGGCACTTGGGATCATGATGTGTCCCAAAATCGGGAGGCATTAGTTGCAGCAATGCCCAGAAATCCCGGTAAAATTCTGGATGTGGGTTGTGGCCCTGGACGCGATTTGGTGGCGTTCAAAGGTCAGGGACATACGGTGATTGGTTTGGATGCGACACCGGCATTTGTGGAAATGGCGCAGCAGGCAGCCGGTTGTGAGGTTTGGCAGCAGTCGTTTTTGAGTCTGGATCTACCCCAGGCAACGTTTGATGGGATTTTTGCGAATGCGTCGCTGATTCACGTTCCTAGCAGCCAAATGGTAAAGGTACTGAAGAATTTGCACAACTCCCTAGTTGCCGGTGGTGCAATTGTGATGTCGCTGTGTCGCGGCGATACGGAGGGTTACAGTGCACGTCCTACCGGCTATCGCTACGTTGCCGGCTGGGAATATGAAACCCTCTCTCCTTGTTTAGAAACTGCCGGTTTCGAGATTTTGCATCATTATTATCGCCCGCCGGGATTGCCCTGTGAACAGCAATCTTGGCTGGTTATTGTGGGGCGTAAAAGTCATTCATGA
- the petN gene encoding cytochrome b6-f complex subunit PetN, translating into MDILTLGWTSLLVVFTFSIAMVVWGRNGL; encoded by the coding sequence ATGGATATTCTGACGCTTGGTTGGACTTCGCTGCTAGTTGTATTCACGTTCTCTATTGCAATGGTGGTCTGGGGCCGCAACGGTTTGTAG